AGGTTAAAACGCGCAGCGCCGACAAGTCACGCTTGCGCGAGGGACGGTTGATCGCCCGGCGGGCTTCGCTATCGGCCGTTGCAGGCCCAGACCACGATATCGCAGACGTCCCACAGGGCGATTTCACAGTCATCCAGCGCATTATCCTCGGCTTGCGCGCGATTTCGGCCGGTGCCGACGCCAAATTCGCTGTCGCCGTCGATGGCGCCGTAGGCATAGGCGCCGCAGCCGCGGGCGAAGGTGATCACCGCCTTGCAGCCACCGCCGCAATCCCGCACCGCCCGGTTGATCGCCGCCTGCTCGGTTGAATAGTCGTAGGAATAGCCCCAGCGCGACGCCTGCTCGTTGGAGACGGCGATTGCGCCCCAGGCCCACGCCGCCGCCAGCTGCTGCAGAACAACCGGGCCGGCAAGCGCCAGCAAGCCCGCCACGCGCAACGTCTTCATGGCCATACCCCCTCAATCACGGTCCGCCGACGCGACGCGGCCGCCGGCTCAAGAATTCTTAGGATTCCATGACTTACGAGATGTTGAAAAAGTACAACGGAAGGTGATGCATGCGTTCCCCCTCCCCGGTGGGGAGAGGTCTTGTCTGCGCTGGTCGCCACAGGCACGCCTCACCCGCGCGGGGTCAGGCGTATATGGATGTTCTTCTCCTGGGTGAAGGCGAGGAGCTCGGCCAAGCTCTCCTCGCGGCCGAGGCCGGAGTGCTTGTAGCCGCCGAAGGGCGCCCCGATGAAGTGGCGCGAGACCTCGTTGACCCACACATAGCCCGCCTCGACGGCAGCCGCCGTGCGATGGGCGGTGGCAAGATCCTTGGTCCAGATCGAACAGGTGAGCCCGTAATCGACCGCGTTCACCGCCGCGATCATCGCCTGCTCGTCCTCCCATTCGAACACGGCAAGCACCGGGCCGAAGACCTCCTGGGTGGCGATGGTCATGTCCGGGCGCATGTCGGCGAAAACGGTCGGCTCGATGAACAGGCCGTCGGCGAGGTTGGGGTCGTCCGGGCGTTTGCCGCCGCAGAGGAGGCGCGCGCCCTCTTGTCTTGTCGTCTCGATGAAGCCCATGATGCGGTCGTACTGGACCTTGGAGACGATCGCCCCCATGGTCGTCTCACGCTCGGTGGGCGGGCCCGGGCGGTAGTGCTTCACCCGCTCCTGCATCAACTTAAGCACCTCAGGATAGATTGCCTTGTGGACGAAGGCGCGGCTGGTCGAGCCGCACGACTGGCCGCACCAGGTGAAGTTCATGCCGTCGACGACCGCTTTTGCCACCTGTTGCGGGTCGGCGTCGGCAAAGGCGATGAGGGCGTTCTTGCCGCCGAGCTCCAGCAGCACCTCCTTGAGCGTGTCGGAGGCTGCCCGCATCACCGCCCTGCCCGTCGGCACCGAGCCGATTACCGAGATCTTGGCAACGTCAGGATGCGAAGCGAGCACCGCGCCGACC
This sequence is a window from Hyphomicrobiales bacterium. Protein-coding genes within it:
- a CDS encoding DUF4189 domain-containing protein gives rise to the protein MKTLRVAGLLALAGPVVLQQLAAAWAWGAIAVSNEQASRWGYSYDYSTEQAAINRAVRDCGGGCKAVITFARGCGAYAYGAIDGDSEFGVGTGRNRAQAEDNALDDCEIALWDVCDIVVWACNGR
- a CDS encoding aldehyde dehydrogenase family protein, which codes for MLKKKESRPAQPLPLPKHRNPYYGGAWHKPKSGRTIEDYSPGDGQLLAEVADCTAADAEAAIAAAKKGFPSWRATPPLQRAAALRRIAQIVRDNAEELALIDAADCGNPFGEMIGDATVGAAQLEFFAGLVTEAKGSTIPMGPDAVNLTVREPLGVVGRIFPFNHPFMFCAGKMAAPLAAGNTVVMKPPEQAPLSTLRLTELIDGVLPPGVFNVVPGGKEVGAVLASHPDVAKISVIGSVPTGRAVMRAASDTLKEVLLELGGKNALIAFADADPQQVAKAVVDGMNFTWCGQSCGSTSRAFVHKAIYPEVLKLMQERVKHYRPGPPTERETTMGAIVSKVQYDRIMGFIETTRQEGARLLCGGKRPDDPNLADGLFIEPTVFADMRPDMTIATQEVFGPVLAVFEWEDEQAMIAAVNAVDYGLTCSIWTKDLATAHRTAAAVEAGYVWVNEVSRHFIGAPFGGYKHSGLGREESLAELLAFTQEKNIHIRLTPRG